ACACCTGCGACGTAGTGATCAGCAATGTCCTGGTCATCGACGCGGCCTTGGGCATCCGCAAGGTGTCGATCGGCATCCGTGAGGGCCGGATCCACGCCATAGGACGGGCCGGCAACCCCGACACCCTCGACGGCGTCGATGTCGTCGTCGGCACCGGCACCTCGATCGTCTCCGGCGAGGGCATGATCGCCACCGCGGGCGCGGTCGACACCCATGTCCATCTGCTCTCGCCGCGCGTCATGGAAGCCTCGCTGGCCTCCGGCGTGACCACGATCATCGGCCAGGAATTCGGTCCGGTCTGGGGCGTCGGCGTCAACTCCCCCTGGGCGCTGGGGCACGCCTTCAGCGCCTTCGACGCCTGGCCGGTCAACATCGGCTTCCTCGGCCGCGGTTCCTCCTCGGGCGAGGCCCCCCTGGTCGAAGCGCTCGCCGAGGGCGGCGCCTGCGGCTTCAAGGTGCACGAGGACATGGGCGCGCACGCCCGTGCCCTGGACACCGCCCTGCGCGTCGCCGAGGAGCACGACGTCCAGGTCGCGCTGCACAGCGACGGCCTCAACGAATGCCTCACCGTCGAGGACACCCTGCGCGTCCTGGACGGCCGCACCATCCACGCCTTCCACATCGAGGGCTGCGGCGGCGGCCATGTCCCCAACGTCCTGAAGATGGCCGGCGTCCCGAACGTCATCGGCTCCTCCACCAACCCCACCCTCCCCTTCGGGCGGGACGCGGTCGCCGAGCACTACGGCATGATCGTCTCGGTCCACGACCTGAAGACCGATCTGCCGGGCGACGCCGCCATGGCCCGCGACCGCATCCGGGCCGGCACCATGGGCGCCGAGGACGTGCTGCACGACCTCGGGGCGATCGGCATCACCTCGTCCGACGCCCAGGGCATGGGCCGCGCGGGGGAGACGGTCCGGCGCACCTTCGCGATGGCGGGCAAGATGAAGGCCGAACTCGGGCCCCTGGAAGGCGACGGCCCGCACGACGACAACGCCCGGGTGCTGCGTTACGTCGCCAAGCTGACCCTCAACCCCGCCATCGCGCACGGCCTTTCGCACGAGATCGGGTCGATCGAGGTCGGCAAGATGGCCGACATCGTGCTGTGGAAGCCGCAGTACTTCGGTGCCAAGCCACAGCTGGTGCTGAAGTCCGGCTTCCCCGCCTACGGCGTCACCGGCGACCCGAACGCCGCCACCGACACCTGCGAACCCCTGGTGCTCGGCCCGCAGTTCGGCGCGTACGGGGCGGCCCCCGCCGAGATCTCCGTCGCCTTCGTCGCCCGCGCCGCGGCCGAACAGGGCGGTGACCAGCTGCCCACCCGCCGCCGCCGGGTCGCCGTCCGCGGCACCCGCGGTATCGGCCCCGGCGACCTCGTCCGCAACTCCCGTATCGGACAGGTGCAGGTCGACGGGCGCAGCGGCCTGGTCACCCTCGACGGCGACCCGATGCGCTCGGAGCCGGCCGACACCGTCTCGCTCTCCCGCCTGTACTTCCTGTGACAGCACGGCCCCGACGCCGCCGCGTCCGGCGCGGCGGGCCACCGTGCCTGCCACCCGCCGCGCCTGCCGCCCCACCACCGACACCCGTGACGCCGGCACCGTGCCGCCGGCCGTCACCGCGAACCGTGAGGACCCCGCATGAACACCCCTGCCGCCGACGGCTTCCGCATGCCCCCGGAGTGGGCCCGTCACGAGCGCACCTGGATGGCCTGGCCGGGCCCCAACTTCACCTTCGGCGAGGAGGGCGGCGAGCCCCTGGCCGCCGCCCGCCGCGCCTGGGCCGCGGTCGCCCGCGCCGTGCGCCGCTTCGAGCCGGTCACCGTCGTCGCGGGACCGGGGCAGTCCGAGGGCGCCCGCGCGCTCCTCGGCGACGGCATCGACCTCGTCGAGCGCCCGCTGAACGACGCCTGGATGCGCGACATCGGCCCCACCTTCCTCACCGACGGCACGGGCCGGCTTGCCGCCACCGACTGGGTGTTCAACGGCTGGGGCGCCCAGGACTGGGCCCGCTGGGACCTCGACGAGAAGATCGCCGAGCAGGTCTGCGGGCTGGCCGGCGCCCACCGCTATGCCACGCCGCTGGTCAACGAGGGCGGCGGCATCCACGTCGACGGCGAGGGCACCGTCCTGCTCACCGAGACCGTGCAGCTCGACCCGGGCCGCAACCGCGGCCGCAGCCAGGAGGAGGTCGAGGCCGAGATCCACGCCCACCTCGGCACCACCAAGGCGATCTGGCTGCCACGCGGCCTGGCCGCCGACTACGGCCGGTTCGGCACCCGCGGCCATGTCGACATCGTCGCCGCCTTCGCCCGGCCCGGCGTCGTCCTCGTGCACACCCAGCCCGACCCCGACCACCCCGACCACGCGATCTGCCACGAGATCGCCAAGCTGCTGCGTTCCTCGACCGACGCCAGGGGCCGCCGGCTGGAGGTCGTCGAGGTACCGGCGCCCACCGTCCTGGAGGCGGACGGCGAGCTGGTCGACTACTCCTACATCAACCACTACCTCTGCAACGATGGTGTGGTGCTCTGCGGCTTCGACGACCCGCGCGACGAGGAGGCGGCCGCGATCTTCCGCCGGCTCTTCCCCGGGCGGACGGTGACCCTGGTGGACGCCCGTACGATCTTCGCAGCGGGTGGCGGTATCCATTGCATCACCCAGCAGCAGCCCGGGGTCTGACCCGCAGACCCCGGCCGAGCGACCCGGAGGTCCCCGTGCCCGGTCCCGTGCGCCGCCCCCGGCGCCGGCTCAGCCAGCCCCGCGAGCAGGTCCTCGCCGCGGCGATGACGACCATCGCCGCGGAGGGCCTGGACCGGCTGACCATGGCCGGTCTGGGCCGCGAGGTCGGCATGAGCAGCGGCCACATCCTCTACTACTTCGGTACGAAGGACGAGCTGCTGCTGCAGACCCTGCAATGGAGCGAGGAACAGCTCGGCGCCGAACGCCGGGCCGCCCTCTCCCGCCGGGTCCCCGCCCGCGAACGGCTGGACGCGCTGGTCGGCCTCTACCTCCCCGAGGGCCACCGCGACCCGCGCTGGACGCTGTGGCTGGAGGTGTGGAACCGCTCCCAGAACGCCGACGACGAGACCCGCGAACGCCAGCTCGACCTCGAACTCGCCTGGCACCGCGACCTGGTGGCCCTTCTCGTCGAGGGCATCTCGAAGGGCGAGTTCCGCCCCGTCGACGCCGAACGCTTCGCGACCCGCACCCGCGCGCTCCTCGACGGCTTCGGCTCCCAGCTCGTCGTCGGCCTCCCGGGCACGGACCGGGAGCAAGTCCTCGACCACGTACGCGAGTTCCTGGACGAGGCGCTGACGCAGGGGATGCCGCGCAGCCCTTGAAGTCGTGATCTTCGTCCCCTAGCGTCGCCGGAGGTGCGTGCGTGACCGAACGACCCCCGCACGCGCCCATCCGACGTGCATGCTCCACGTGCATGTCCACACGAGGGGAACAAAAATGATCTCACGGAAGAGGGCTCCGCTCGCGGCCCTGGCCGTCCTCGGCGCCACCGCGCTGCTGGGCCCGGCCGCGCCCGCGGCGAACGCCGCGACCCCCGCCACCGCCAAGGTCTCGGCCATGAAGACCAAGTGCGGAGTGCACACCGGTGGCAGCGCCGGGCTCTACTACCACAACTGCTCGAAGAAGTACTGGCACAAGGTGACGGTGGACCACATCATGGCGCCGGACCTGACGTGGTGCATCAAGCCGGGCAAGGACGAGTTCCTGGGCACCGTCGCTCCGCTCCCCACGAAGGTGCGCGGCGCCAAGTACCTGGGGCACTGCAAGCCCTGACGTCCACAGGGAGAGGGGCGGGCGCGGTCCCGGGGCCGCGCCCGCCCGCCCGTGCCGTGGGCCGTGTACACAACGCACGCAAGTACGCCTGATCGTTGCCCGCCGTGCTCTTGTCAGCCACCGCACCGATCGACGAGCGTAACCGCTGGCCGGTCGACCGGCCCGTGAAGCGAGGAGGCTGGCGTGGCACAACGCCCGGGTGAGACGGATGCAAGCGGTGTCAGGGCCAACTGGCGGAAAATCTGGGTGGGTTCAGCCGGGAACATGGTCGAGTGGTTCGACTGGTTCGTCTACTCCAGCTTCGCGGTGTACTTCGCGGGCTCCTTTTTCCCCAAAGGCAATGTCACCGCACAACTGTTCAACACCATGGCCATCTTCGCCGTCGGCTTCATCATGCGCCCCATCGGCGGCTGGCTGCTGGGCCGGATCGGTGACCGGCGTGGACGGAAAGCCGCGCTGACGCTCACCGTCACCCTGATGTCCGCGTCCGCGATTCTCATCGCCGTCGCGCCGACCTACGCGGTCGCCGGCTACGGCGGGGTGGCTGTCCTGCTGATCGCCCGGCTCCTTCAGGGCCTGTCCGTCGGCGGCGAGTACGCGGCGAGCGCCACCTATCTCACCGAGGCCTCCGCCGAGGGCAAGCGCGGCTTCGCCTCCAGCTTCCAGTACGTGTCCATGACCGCGGGCCAGCTGATCGGGCTGGCGCTGCAGATCTTCCTGCAGAACACCCTCTCGGACGAGGCACTGCACGGCTGGGGCTGGCGCATCCCGTTCGTCATCGGCGCACTGGGCGCGGCCGTCGTCTTCTACCTGCGACGGAACATGCTGGAGACCGAGGTCTTCCACGAGGCGGGCCGGACGGTCGGCGGCGACGCGGGCCCCGACGCGGCCGGGCGCGGCACCCTCAAGGCGCTGTGGCAGCACAAGCGCGAGGCGTTCCTGGTCATCGCCCTGACCATGGGCGGCACCGTCGCCTACTACACGTACACGACCTACCTGACCAAGTACCTGTCGGGGACCGCGGGGCTGCCCAAACAGACCGCGACCCTGGTCAGCTTCTGTGCGCTGTTCGTGTTCATGTGCCTCCAGCCGCTCGCCGGGGCGCTCTCGGACCGGATCGGCCGGCGCCCGCTGCTGATCACCTTCGCGGTCGGCGGCACCTTCCTGACCGTGCCGATCATGTCACTGCTCAAGTACGCAGGGAGTTTCTGGCCGGCCCTCGGCCTTGCCCTGCTCGCCCTGGTGATCGTCACCGGCTACACCTCGATCAACGCCTGTGTGAAGGCCGAGCTCTTCCCCACCGGCATCCGGTCACTCGGTGTCGCTCTCCCGTACGCCATCGCCAACGCCCTCTTCGGCGGCACCGCCGAGCCGCTGGCGCTGCGGCTGAAGCAGTCCGGCATCGAGTCGGCTTTTCCCTGGTATGTGGCCGGTTGTGCGGCCGTCTCGCTGGTCGTCTACCTGACCATGCGCGAGACCCGCGACATCGACCTGAACCGGGTCGGCACGCGGGACGAGGGCACGGGAGCCGGCCGGGCGCGAATGGGGGAGCCCGTCGCCGACTGAGGTCCGCCCTGACCGGAACCGGCCCTTGCCGCCCGCGGCAGGGCCGGTTCCGGGATAGGCACGCGGGGTGCCCGCTGGTTGGCTGAACGGCATGAAGATCACGAGACAGTTATGCCTGCCGCTGCTGCTGACCGGCCTGCTGGCTTCGGCCGTCGCGGCCCCGTCCACGGCGACGGCCCGGACCGGCGGGGCCCACCCGGCCACGGCGCCGCCGGGCACGGTGCGCCCGGCCGCGCCCCGCCCGGCCGCCGACGACATCCGGGCCCGGATCGCGGCCGTACCCGGGATGCGGGTGGTCAAGGAGAACCCCGCCCCGGCCGGCTACCGCTCCTTCGCGCTGGTCTACCGCCAGCCCGTCGACCACCGGCACCCCGGCAGGGGCAGCTTCGAGCAGCGGCTGTCGCTGCTCCACCGGTCCACCGCCCGGCCGATGGTGCTCTACACCGGCGGCTACGACCTCAATACCGAGGACCCCGCATTCCGTTCCGAGCCGACCAGGATCGTGGACGGCAACCAGATCAGCGTCGAGCAGCGGTACTTCGGCACGTCCCGCCCCCGCATCACCGACTGGTCGAAACTCGACATCTGGCAGGCGGCGAGCGATCACCACCGGCTGATCCGGGCCCTCAAGACGGTCTACCGCGCCGCCTGGATCTCCACCGGCGGCAGCAAGGGCGGGATGGCCACCGTCTACCACCGGCGCTTCTACCCGCACGATGTGGCCGGCTCCGTCGCGTACTCGGCGCCCAACAACACCGACGACCGGGACGACACCGCCGAGGACCGCTTCCTCCAGCGGGTCGGCTCGCCCGCCTGCCGGAGTGCGCTGACCGCGGTGCAGCGCGCGATGCTCGGGACCCGGCGCACGGAGATGGCGGGCCGCCTCGCACGCTGGGCCGCGGACCAGGGCTACACGTTCCACACCATCGGCAGCGCCGACCGCGCCCTGGAACTCACCGTGCTGGAGTTGCCCATGCTCTTCTGGATGCAGAAGGAAGAGGCGGACGACTGCGGCGCGATTCCCCTGCCCTCCGCCGCCGGCGACGCGCTGTTCACCTGGTTCGCCGAGAAGGCCATGCTCCCGGCCTTCAGCGACCACTACCTGGCCGCCATGACCGCTTCCTACTACCAGTTGGGCACCCAGCTCGGCCAGGTGTCGATGGCCGCGCCCCAACTCGCCGGGCTGCTGCGCTACCCCGGCATCCAGGAGATGCGCACCTATGTGCCGCGCGGCATCCCGCTGCGTTTCCAGCCGGATGCCATGCCCGACATCGACCGCTGGGTGCGGCACCACGGCAGCGAGCTGCTGTTCGTGTACGGCGAGATGGATCCCGCCCGGGCCGAGCCGTTCCGTACGGGCCGGGGCAGCCGGGACGCGAGCGTCTATCTGGCCCCGCACACCAGCCACGTCGTGAGCATCGGGAAGCTGGCCCCCCGGGACCGTGCACGGGCCACCGCCGCGCTCCGGCGCTGGGCAGGGGTGGACAGTCCGACCGAATGGTGAGACTGCCCGCGTGTCCGGTCCGGGCCTGTGGCACACTGCGGACCGTGCTCTCGTTCGCCATGATTATTGGCAGCAGGCGCGCCGGTCCGCAGTGACCGCCCCGTACGAACCGAGTACGGCGCGGCCATCGTCGTCCCAGACCCGCGCGCAGACCTCTCGCACCCGCGAGAGGTTTTTTCGTTTCCGGACCACACCGCACCGGAGGCGGAGCGCGAGGGACCATGGAGGGACGGTGGAACCGGTTATTCCGGTAGACCGAGACCCGACAGGAGCCAGACCAGCATGACGGACGCACCCTCTCACCCGTCTCCCGCCACCACCCCGGCCGGAGCCGCTGCGCGGCGCATCTCCCCGAACCCGTCTCCCGCCCCCCTCCCCGCCGACGCGGTGCCGGACGACTTCCATGTCTTCGACACCACGCTCCGCGACGGTGCGCAGCGCGAGGGCATCAACCTCACCGTCGCGGACAAGCTGACCATCGCCCGGCACCTCGACGACTTCGGCGTGGGCTTCATCGAGGGCGGCTGGCCCGGCGCCAACCCGCGGGACACCGAGTTCTTCGAGCGGGCCCGTGCGGAGATCGACTTCCGGCACGCGCAGCTGGTCGCATTCGGCGCCACCCGTAAGGCGGGCGTCCGTGTCGAGGACGATCCGCAGGTCGCCGGGCTCCTGGCGTCCCAGGCGCCGGTCGTCACGCTGGTCGCCAAGTCCCATGTCGGGCATGTGGAGCTGGCGCTGCGGACCACGCCGCAGGAGAACCTGGCGATGATCCGGGACACCGTCGCCTACCTGCGCGAGCAGGGCCGCCGGGTCTTCCTCGACTGTGAGCACTTCTTCGACGGCTATGCGCTGGACCCGGTCTACGCCAAGGAGGTCGTGCGCACCGCGAGCGAGGCCGGCGCCGATGTCGTGGTGCTCTGCGACACCAACGGCGGCATGCTTCCGGCGCAGGTCACCGCCGTTGTACGGACCGTCTTCGCGGACACCGGCGCGCGCCTGGGGATCCATGCCCAGGACGACACCGGCTGCGCGGTCGCCAACACCCTGGCCGCGGTGGACGCGGGCGCCACCCACGTCCAGTGCACCGCCAACGGGTACGGCGAGCGGGTCGGCAACTCCAACCTCTTCCCGGTCGTTGCCGCCCTGGAGCTCAAGTACGGGCGCCCGGTGCTGCCCGA
This portion of the Streptomyces sp. 2114.4 genome encodes:
- a CDS encoding urease subunit alpha; the encoded protein is MTGTIDPHEYASVHGPRAGDRVVLGDSGLVVRVESDAQKPGDEFLAGFGKTARDGLHLKAAAVRDTCDVVISNVLVIDAALGIRKVSIGIREGRIHAIGRAGNPDTLDGVDVVVGTGTSIVSGEGMIATAGAVDTHVHLLSPRVMEASLASGVTTIIGQEFGPVWGVGVNSPWALGHAFSAFDAWPVNIGFLGRGSSSGEAPLVEALAEGGACGFKVHEDMGAHARALDTALRVAEEHDVQVALHSDGLNECLTVEDTLRVLDGRTIHAFHIEGCGGGHVPNVLKMAGVPNVIGSSTNPTLPFGRDAVAEHYGMIVSVHDLKTDLPGDAAMARDRIRAGTMGAEDVLHDLGAIGITSSDAQGMGRAGETVRRTFAMAGKMKAELGPLEGDGPHDDNARVLRYVAKLTLNPAIAHGLSHEIGSIEVGKMADIVLWKPQYFGAKPQLVLKSGFPAYGVTGDPNAATDTCEPLVLGPQFGAYGAAPAEISVAFVARAAAEQGGDQLPTRRRRVAVRGTRGIGPGDLVRNSRIGQVQVDGRSGLVTLDGDPMRSEPADTVSLSRLYFL
- a CDS encoding agmatine/peptidylarginine deiminase, with protein sequence MNTPAADGFRMPPEWARHERTWMAWPGPNFTFGEEGGEPLAAARRAWAAVARAVRRFEPVTVVAGPGQSEGARALLGDGIDLVERPLNDAWMRDIGPTFLTDGTGRLAATDWVFNGWGAQDWARWDLDEKIAEQVCGLAGAHRYATPLVNEGGGIHVDGEGTVLLTETVQLDPGRNRGRSQEEVEAEIHAHLGTTKAIWLPRGLAADYGRFGTRGHVDIVAAFARPGVVLVHTQPDPDHPDHAICHEIAKLLRSSTDARGRRLEVVEVPAPTVLEADGELVDYSYINHYLCNDGVVLCGFDDPRDEEAAAIFRRLFPGRTVTLVDARTIFAAGGGIHCITQQQPGV
- a CDS encoding TetR/AcrR family transcriptional regulator; translated protein: MPGPVRRPRRRLSQPREQVLAAAMTTIAAEGLDRLTMAGLGREVGMSSGHILYYFGTKDELLLQTLQWSEEQLGAERRAALSRRVPARERLDALVGLYLPEGHRDPRWTLWLEVWNRSQNADDETRERQLDLELAWHRDLVALLVEGISKGEFRPVDAERFATRTRALLDGFGSQLVVGLPGTDREQVLDHVREFLDEALTQGMPRSP
- a CDS encoding MFS transporter — encoded protein: MVEWFDWFVYSSFAVYFAGSFFPKGNVTAQLFNTMAIFAVGFIMRPIGGWLLGRIGDRRGRKAALTLTVTLMSASAILIAVAPTYAVAGYGGVAVLLIARLLQGLSVGGEYAASATYLTEASAEGKRGFASSFQYVSMTAGQLIGLALQIFLQNTLSDEALHGWGWRIPFVIGALGAAVVFYLRRNMLETEVFHEAGRTVGGDAGPDAAGRGTLKALWQHKREAFLVIALTMGGTVAYYTYTTYLTKYLSGTAGLPKQTATLVSFCALFVFMCLQPLAGALSDRIGRRPLLITFAVGGTFLTVPIMSLLKYAGSFWPALGLALLALVIVTGYTSINACVKAELFPTGIRSLGVALPYAIANALFGGTAEPLALRLKQSGIESAFPWYVAGCAAVSLVVYLTMRETRDIDLNRVGTRDEGTGAGRARMGEPVAD
- a CDS encoding S28 family serine protease → MKITRQLCLPLLLTGLLASAVAAPSTATARTGGAHPATAPPGTVRPAAPRPAADDIRARIAAVPGMRVVKENPAPAGYRSFALVYRQPVDHRHPGRGSFEQRLSLLHRSTARPMVLYTGGYDLNTEDPAFRSEPTRIVDGNQISVEQRYFGTSRPRITDWSKLDIWQAASDHHRLIRALKTVYRAAWISTGGSKGGMATVYHRRFYPHDVAGSVAYSAPNNTDDRDDTAEDRFLQRVGSPACRSALTAVQRAMLGTRRTEMAGRLARWAADQGYTFHTIGSADRALELTVLELPMLFWMQKEEADDCGAIPLPSAAGDALFTWFAEKAMLPAFSDHYLAAMTASYYQLGTQLGQVSMAAPQLAGLLRYPGIQEMRTYVPRGIPLRFQPDAMPDIDRWVRHHGSELLFVYGEMDPARAEPFRTGRGSRDASVYLAPHTSHVVSIGKLAPRDRARATAALRRWAGVDSPTEW
- the cimA gene encoding citramalate synthase, with protein sequence MTDAPSHPSPATTPAGAAARRISPNPSPAPLPADAVPDDFHVFDTTLRDGAQREGINLTVADKLTIARHLDDFGVGFIEGGWPGANPRDTEFFERARAEIDFRHAQLVAFGATRKAGVRVEDDPQVAGLLASQAPVVTLVAKSHVGHVELALRTTPQENLAMIRDTVAYLREQGRRVFLDCEHFFDGYALDPVYAKEVVRTASEAGADVVVLCDTNGGMLPAQVTAVVRTVFADTGARLGIHAQDDTGCAVANTLAAVDAGATHVQCTANGYGERVGNSNLFPVVAALELKYGRPVLPEGKLAETTRISHAIAEVVNLTPSTHQPYVGVSAFAHKAGLHASAIKVDPDLYQHIDPALVGNTMRMLVSDMAGRASIELKGKELGVDLGDDRELVGRVVERVKERELAGYTYEAADASFELLLREELQRAAGGRPRSYFTVESWRAIVEDRPDGTHANEATVKLWAKGERIVTTAEGNGPVNALDRALKVGLERIYPQLAHMELVDYKVRILEGALGTGSITRVLVSTSDGRGEWSTVGVAENVIAASWQALDDAYAYGLLRAGVEPQE